One region of Halohasta litchfieldiae genomic DNA includes:
- a CDS encoding SDR family oxidoreductase: MQPKTVLITGCSSGIGRATALAFNEEGWTVYATARDPADIEALEDTGCKTDRLDVTSQDDVDRVVDRILDEEGVITCLVNNAGFGQFGPVEDIPVEQVEKQYEVNVYGPHRLIRAVLPHMRREESGTIINISSVAGRVSFPGGGTYCGSKFALEAMSDALRAEVEQFGIDVVLIEPGPVQTNFSDRAGDEVDAAERSEAYDDFYGMFDDTEAIGGDGPGAVSPQRVAEDIVNAASATKPVPRVPVGTVARVSVLARFIPDTVRDKLWSLVRKVT, encoded by the coding sequence GTGCAACCGAAGACGGTACTCATTACTGGCTGTTCGTCCGGTATCGGGCGGGCCACCGCTCTCGCCTTCAACGAGGAGGGGTGGACGGTGTATGCGACCGCGCGTGACCCGGCCGATATCGAGGCGCTCGAAGACACTGGCTGTAAAACTGACCGACTGGATGTCACCAGCCAAGACGACGTCGACCGCGTGGTCGACCGCATCCTCGACGAGGAGGGCGTCATCACCTGTCTGGTCAACAACGCTGGCTTCGGCCAGTTCGGCCCGGTCGAAGATATCCCAGTCGAACAGGTCGAAAAACAGTACGAAGTCAACGTCTACGGTCCGCATCGACTCATTCGTGCCGTGTTACCCCATATGCGCCGCGAGGAGTCGGGGACGATCATCAACATCTCCTCTGTCGCGGGCCGCGTCTCGTTCCCCGGCGGCGGCACCTACTGTGGCTCGAAGTTCGCCCTCGAAGCGATGTCCGATGCGCTCCGCGCAGAAGTAGAGCAGTTCGGGATCGATGTCGTCCTGATCGAACCGGGACCGGTCCAGACCAACTTTTCGGACCGGGCCGGAGATGAAGTCGACGCCGCCGAGCGCAGCGAAGCCTACGACGACTTCTACGGCATGTTCGATGACACCGAAGCCATCGGCGGCGACGGTCCCGGTGCGGTCTCACCGCAACGAGTGGCCGAAGACATCGTCAACGCCGCAAGCGCGACCAAACCCGTTCCTCGCGTTCCGGTTGGCACTGTCGCCCGTGTCAGTGTCCTCGCGCGATTCATTCCGGACACAGTCCGTGACAAACTCTGGTCGCTCGTCCGCAAAGTAACGTAG
- a CDS encoding endonuclease V, whose product MHPVRPDLVPDPTLSRSTMEELQREIAAEAEFTDRLSFDPATVTQSTESLTSTDSTQSTLTSAENPAPTANQESPIIAGVDQAFVDDTAISAIVALRDGDIIERTHAVTELSVPYIPGLLSFREGEAIVEAFATLDCEPDLACFDGSGRIHYRQAGLATHMGVVFDIPAIGIAKSLLCGEPWESVENRPEGWRTPIEATGRVDCPAGTIIGYAYQSRQYESGSRHINPLYVSPGHRVSAETTVDLVAALGGGYKLPEPTRLADSYADEVKSDR is encoded by the coding sequence ATGCACCCGGTTCGACCCGATCTCGTCCCCGATCCGACGCTTTCCCGGTCTACGATGGAGGAGCTCCAGCGGGAGATCGCGGCCGAAGCCGAGTTTACTGATCGATTGTCGTTTGATCCGGCCACGGTTACCCAGTCGACAGAGTCCCTCACGTCGACAGACTCTACGCAGTCGACGCTGACCTCGGCTGAGAACCCGGCACCGACCGCCAATCAAGAGTCACCCATCATCGCTGGCGTCGACCAAGCATTTGTCGACGATACCGCGATCAGCGCTATCGTTGCACTCCGAGACGGCGACATAATCGAACGGACTCACGCGGTCACCGAGCTTTCGGTCCCGTATATACCCGGCTTACTCTCGTTTCGGGAGGGCGAAGCGATTGTTGAGGCCTTCGCCACGCTCGACTGTGAGCCGGATCTCGCCTGTTTCGACGGCAGCGGGCGGATTCACTACCGACAGGCTGGGCTGGCAACCCACATGGGTGTCGTCTTCGACATTCCGGCTATTGGCATCGCAAAGAGCCTGCTGTGTGGTGAGCCGTGGGAGTCAGTAGAGAACAGACCGGAGGGGTGGCGCACCCCAATCGAAGCGACGGGTCGCGTCGACTGCCCAGCCGGCACAATCATCGGCTACGCCTACCAGTCGAGACAGTACGAATCAGGGAGTCGCCATATCAATCCCCTCTACGTCAGTCCCGGCCACCGAGTGAGCGCCGAGACAACGGTCGACCTCGTGGCCGCCCTCGGCGGCGGCTACAAACTCCCCGAGCCGACGCGGTTGGCCGACAGCTACGCTGACGAGGTCAAATCGGATCGTTAG
- a CDS encoding rhomboid family intramembrane serine protease — MAKCDACGADENMPYQCRRCGQTFCAAHRLPENHDCPGLDDWDDPSGVFDSGFDDSVESGGRTSKARGMVDKLTGTGGPLSYFRGNMAYTLLGLMWITFLLQLIVNVLFGPAVFTAVFTLSPAHPEYLWTWITSIFSHGGLYHLAANSIALFFFGPIVERYTGSKKFLLLFLGAGMAAGLGHVGVALLTGDYTPVLGASGAVFAILGVLTILNPDMKVLLFFVLPIPLYILTFGFAAISVLFLIDPSAAGTVGMGDVAHFAHLVGLVIGLWYGRKLKGEVRVPNQLQFGGRGGGGRRRF, encoded by the coding sequence ATGGCGAAATGCGATGCGTGTGGCGCGGATGAGAACATGCCCTATCAGTGTCGGCGCTGTGGCCAGACGTTCTGTGCGGCCCATCGGCTCCCCGAGAACCACGACTGTCCGGGGCTCGACGACTGGGACGATCCCAGCGGCGTCTTCGACAGTGGGTTCGACGATTCCGTCGAATCCGGCGGCCGAACGTCGAAAGCACGAGGAATGGTCGACAAGCTAACCGGCACCGGAGGGCCACTGAGCTACTTCCGTGGCAACATGGCCTATACGCTGTTGGGGCTGATGTGGATCACATTCCTCCTGCAGTTGATCGTCAACGTACTGTTCGGTCCCGCTGTCTTCACAGCGGTGTTCACGCTGTCGCCAGCCCACCCCGAGTATCTCTGGACGTGGATCACCTCGATTTTCTCCCACGGTGGGCTCTACCACCTTGCAGCAAACAGTATTGCCCTGTTTTTCTTCGGGCCGATTGTCGAGCGCTACACCGGCTCGAAGAAATTCCTCTTGCTGTTTCTCGGTGCAGGGATGGCCGCTGGACTCGGCCATGTCGGTGTCGCACTCCTCACCGGAGACTACACGCCAGTTCTCGGAGCCAGTGGTGCCGTCTTTGCCATTCTGGGCGTGCTGACGATCCTCAACCCCGATATGAAGGTACTGCTGTTTTTCGTCCTCCCGATCCCGCTCTATATATTGACATTCGGGTTTGCGGCCATTTCGGTGCTGTTCCTCATCGACCCGTCGGCCGCCGGGACCGTCGGCATGGGGGACGTCGCCCACTTCGCCCATCTCGTCGGCCTCGTGATCGGCCTCTGGTACGGCCGAAAGCTCAAGGGAGAGGTTCGCGTTCCGAACCAACTCCAGTTCGGCGGCCGCGGCGGTGGCGGCCGTCGACGGTTCTAA
- a CDS encoding inorganic diphosphatase, which yields MTNLWKTLETGPDAPETIHAVVECLKGDRNKYEYDKDIPAVVLDRVLHSNVHYPSDYGFIPRTWYDDDDPLDVLVLVKDQTFPGCVVEARPVALMKMDDSGEQDDKVIAVPTEDPRYDHIEDLADLPQQKQDEITEFFSTYKNLEDGKEAEILGWEDKQAAVDAIEHSQELYDEKF from the coding sequence ATGACGAACCTTTGGAAAACGCTCGAAACGGGACCTGATGCGCCCGAGACGATTCACGCTGTCGTCGAATGTCTGAAAGGCGACCGGAACAAATACGAGTACGACAAGGATATTCCAGCAGTCGTGCTGGATCGCGTGCTCCACTCGAACGTTCACTACCCCTCTGACTACGGCTTCATCCCGCGAACGTGGTACGACGACGACGACCCACTCGACGTGCTCGTGTTGGTCAAAGACCAGACGTTCCCCGGCTGTGTGGTCGAAGCCCGCCCTGTCGCGCTGATGAAGATGGACGACAGCGGCGAGCAGGACGACAAAGTCATCGCCGTCCCGACTGAGGACCCACGCTACGACCACATCGAAGATCTCGCCGATCTCCCCCAGCAGAAGCAAGACGAGATCACCGAGTTCTTCAGCACCTACAAGAACCTCGAAGACGGCAAAGAGGCCGAAATCCTTGGCTGGGAAGACAAACAGGCCGCAGTTGACGCCATCGAGCACAGCCAAGAGCTCTACGACGAGAAGTTCTAA
- a CDS encoding PadR family transcriptional regulator yields the protein MSEAQSVSDELDLARDLTAFQQNILVILSEEPRYGLAIKRELEDYYGTEVNHGRLYPNLDDLVEMDLVEKSELDKRTNQYELTELGYKAILGQFEWKLSKFVTDHDRAQDIYDLVDALK from the coding sequence ATGTCAGAGGCACAATCAGTTAGCGACGAATTAGATCTGGCACGCGACCTGACCGCGTTCCAGCAGAACATCCTCGTGATCCTCTCGGAGGAGCCACGATACGGACTCGCCATCAAGCGCGAGCTCGAAGACTACTACGGGACGGAAGTCAACCACGGTCGGCTTTACCCCAACCTCGATGACCTCGTCGAGATGGATCTCGTCGAGAAAAGCGAACTCGACAAGCGGACCAACCAGTACGAACTCACCGAACTGGGGTACAAAGCCATCCTCGGCCAGTTCGAATGGAAGCTTTCGAAGTTCGTCACCGACCACGACCGCGCACAGGACATCTACGACCTGGTCGACGCCCTCAAATAA
- a CDS encoding DUF7108 family protein yields MSELPADTVEDAERLTKLARQVGNSDEADAYRQRREEALAAHAYTARVREEDETLVLYPDEWLDDGTVVLDRIEDTDRAVEIPLGDAHDEGTFEEIEAHNDALVEAVAEEYDPEHAENVRAFADFMGNHYLARVDSATDEQIEEFTTEYYERNAWPDKKQQEVVETSLEHVFAVSEADCPSPASE; encoded by the coding sequence ATGAGTGAGTTACCAGCCGACACTGTCGAGGACGCAGAGCGACTGACCAAACTAGCCCGGCAGGTGGGCAACAGCGATGAAGCCGATGCCTACCGCCAGCGGCGCGAGGAGGCCCTCGCTGCCCACGCCTATACGGCGCGTGTCCGTGAGGAAGACGAAACGCTCGTGTTGTATCCCGACGAGTGGCTCGACGACGGCACAGTCGTCCTCGACCGCATCGAGGACACCGACCGTGCGGTCGAAATCCCACTCGGGGACGCCCACGACGAGGGAACGTTCGAGGAGATCGAAGCCCACAACGACGCCCTCGTCGAGGCGGTCGCCGAGGAGTACGACCCGGAGCATGCCGAAAACGTGCGAGCGTTTGCGGATTTCATGGGAAACCACTATCTGGCCCGTGTCGACAGCGCGACCGACGAACAAATTGAAGAGTTCACTACTGAGTACTACGAGCGTAACGCGTGGCCCGATAAAAAGCAGCAGGAGGTCGTCGAGACCTCCCTCGAACATGTCTTTGCTGTCTCCGAAGCCGACTGCCCAAGTCCGGCGTCAGAGTGA
- the rnhA gene encoding ribonuclease HI, whose protein sequence is MPTVDCDPDLAADRLQEAGVDIGSGNTPHEEWRAERDGAVAVAYDDKVVVQGSDPSSITMLLEEGGGRAHVYFDGACRGNPGPASVGWVIVTSDGIAAEGNARIGETTNNDAEYQALIRALEAARDYGISEVDLRGDSQLTVKQVRGEWDANEPTLRERRVRVRELLTGFDRWSLEHVPREINSHADELANEALDE, encoded by the coding sequence ATGCCAACAGTCGACTGTGATCCCGATCTCGCCGCCGACCGCCTCCAGGAGGCAGGCGTCGACATCGGGTCGGGAAACACCCCTCATGAGGAGTGGCGTGCCGAACGCGACGGCGCGGTTGCGGTCGCCTACGACGACAAAGTCGTCGTTCAGGGTTCCGACCCGAGTTCGATTACCATGCTGCTCGAAGAGGGCGGCGGCCGCGCACACGTCTACTTCGATGGGGCCTGCCGCGGAAATCCCGGTCCGGCGTCGGTCGGCTGGGTGATCGTCACCAGCGACGGGATCGCCGCCGAAGGCAACGCACGAATCGGTGAAACCACGAACAACGACGCCGAGTACCAGGCGCTGATTCGCGCACTCGAAGCCGCCCGCGACTACGGGATCAGCGAGGTCGACCTTCGGGGCGACTCACAGCTAACCGTCAAACAGGTTCGCGGCGAGTGGGATGCCAACGAGCCGACGCTTCGGGAGCGCCGAGTTCGGGTTCGGGAACTACTGACCGGGTTCGACCGCTGGTCGTTGGAGCACGTCCCGAGAGAAATAAACAGCCACGCCGACGAACTGGCAAACGAGGCACTAGATGAGTGA
- a CDS encoding transcription initiation factor IIB, which produces MTRSTRQRADSQTQHNKGDTSEEIDLDDVDPEDVVRTSDGELIHEETGLILEDDQIDRGPEWRAFTHSERQDKSRVGAPTTKTMHDKGLTTTIDWKNQDAYGRSLSSEKRSQMHRLRKWQERIRTKDAGERNLQFALSETDRMASALGVPRSVREVSSVIYRQALNEDLIRGRSIEGVSTAALYAACRKEGIPRSLEEIAEVSRVERKEIGRTYRYISQELGLEMRPVDPKRYVPRFSSQLDLSEEVQAKAKEIIDTTAEQGLLSGKSPTGFAAAAIYAASLLCNQKKTQREVADVAQVTEVTIRNRYQEQIEAMGLS; this is translated from the coding sequence ATGACACGGTCAACCCGCCAGCGTGCAGACAGTCAGACACAGCACAACAAGGGCGACACATCCGAGGAAATCGATCTGGATGACGTCGACCCCGAAGACGTCGTCCGAACGTCGGATGGCGAACTCATTCACGAAGAGACAGGGCTCATACTCGAAGACGATCAGATCGACCGCGGTCCCGAGTGGCGGGCGTTCACCCATTCGGAACGACAGGACAAATCCCGGGTCGGTGCCCCCACGACCAAAACGATGCACGACAAGGGGTTGACGACCACCATCGACTGGAAAAATCAAGATGCCTACGGACGGTCGCTGTCCTCGGAAAAGCGGAGTCAGATGCACCGACTCCGGAAATGGCAGGAGCGCATCCGGACCAAGGACGCCGGCGAGCGCAACCTCCAGTTCGCGCTCAGCGAGACCGACCGGATGGCCAGCGCACTGGGTGTCCCGCGGTCGGTACGAGAGGTCTCGTCGGTCATCTACCGGCAGGCACTCAACGAGGACCTGATTCGCGGGCGCTCCATCGAGGGCGTGTCGACGGCCGCGCTGTATGCGGCCTGTCGGAAGGAAGGCATCCCGCGAAGCCTCGAAGAGATCGCGGAGGTCTCCCGTGTCGAGCGCAAGGAGATCGGCCGGACCTACCGCTACATTTCCCAGGAACTCGGCCTCGAAATGCGGCCGGTCGACCCCAAACGGTACGTCCCCCGATTTAGCTCACAGTTGGATCTCAGCGAGGAAGTCCAAGCGAAAGCCAAAGAGATCATCGACACGACCGCCGAGCAGGGCCTGCTCTCGGGGAAGTCGCCGACCGGCTTTGCAGCGGCCGCGATCTACGCAGCCTCGCTGCTCTGCAACCAGAAGAAGACCCAACGCGAGGTTGCCGACGTTGCCCAAGTGACCGAAGTGACGATTCGGAACCGGTATCAAGAACAGATCGAAGCGATGGGTCTCTCCTGA
- the nreA gene encoding DNA repair protein NreA produces the protein MRLSEFIEYEANDRAERRRLASEKSYEILDRLVVDDQFAEIADNNEFGSVSPSIFVGRAGYPEVSTGLLSPVGQEADADQFATSGDWYDEGVSISDVFERRTSLLNASQSTPVETNVHDAWDGFLGVQREVAIADRPVGIEVGLNGGPELDLGLSPGDVSTPTGPRAPAKDATLTENPHVPRPVKKTLEDDDWAATGAMNYLYNRGFDVYEINTILSAGALGQQANRRLVPTRWSITAVDDTIGQYLHGKQSTATSVDSVQVWHNEYLGNSFWIILAPGQWEFELVELKAPGSVWNPDPEGGMWLASDYEGASGRTQYVDQTAGAYYAARLAVLEHLDQVGRQAKVLVLRHVSDDYWGPVGVWQVREAIRHAFDGEHGDSETFDEAVAEIVSLLPVSMADLRRQSTLVAGRQSGLDAFL, from the coding sequence ATGCGGCTCTCGGAGTTCATCGAGTACGAGGCTAACGACCGCGCCGAGCGTCGACGCCTCGCCAGCGAGAAATCCTACGAGATCCTCGACCGACTCGTAGTCGACGATCAGTTCGCCGAAATCGCCGACAACAACGAGTTCGGCAGCGTTTCACCGTCGATCTTCGTCGGTCGCGCAGGCTACCCAGAGGTCTCGACCGGCCTGCTGTCGCCGGTCGGTCAGGAGGCCGACGCCGACCAGTTCGCCACCAGTGGCGACTGGTACGATGAGGGCGTCTCGATCAGCGACGTGTTCGAGCGGCGAACCTCTCTTCTAAATGCCAGCCAGTCGACGCCGGTCGAGACGAACGTTCACGACGCATGGGACGGCTTTCTCGGCGTCCAGCGCGAAGTTGCGATTGCCGACCGGCCGGTTGGTATCGAAGTCGGCCTCAACGGTGGGCCGGAACTCGATCTGGGATTGTCGCCGGGCGACGTGTCGACGCCGACCGGTCCACGCGCCCCTGCGAAAGATGCCACGCTGACCGAGAACCCCCACGTCCCGCGCCCAGTGAAAAAGACGCTCGAAGACGACGACTGGGCGGCGACCGGCGCGATGAACTACCTCTACAATCGGGGGTTCGATGTCTACGAGATCAACACCATTCTTTCGGCGGGCGCACTCGGCCAGCAGGCAAACCGTCGACTCGTCCCCACGCGGTGGTCGATCACCGCAGTCGACGACACCATCGGCCAGTATCTCCACGGAAAACAGTCGACTGCGACCAGCGTCGACAGCGTTCAGGTCTGGCATAACGAATATTTGGGCAACAGTTTCTGGATCATTCTCGCCCCCGGCCAGTGGGAGTTTGAACTGGTCGAACTCAAAGCGCCCGGGAGTGTTTGGAATCCCGATCCAGAGGGTGGGATGTGGTTAGCCAGCGACTACGAAGGAGCCTCAGGGCGAACACAGTACGTCGACCAGACAGCGGGAGCCTACTACGCCGCTCGGCTGGCGGTGCTCGAACATCTGGATCAGGTGGGTCGACAGGCCAAAGTACTCGTCTTGCGGCACGTCTCCGACGACTACTGGGGACCAGTTGGTGTCTGGCAGGTCCGGGAGGCGATTCGCCACGCCTTCGACGGCGAACACGGCGACAGCGAGACGTTCGACGAAGCGGTAGCCGAAATCGTCTCACTGCTCCCGGTGTCGATGGCCGACCTTCGGCGGCAGTCGACGCTGGTGGCGGGTCGACAGTCCGGGCTGGACGCGTTCTTATAA
- a CDS encoding winged helix-turn-helix domain-containing protein yields MEAVLWYVLTGTRGGPNRVRILRAVDERPRNANQLAETLELDYSTIRHHLDVLQKHGILKKTGDNYGAVYSPTEGAERNWDLIEEIAEELPL; encoded by the coding sequence ATGGAGGCCGTCCTGTGGTACGTGTTGACCGGTACCCGGGGAGGTCCGAACCGCGTCCGCATCCTGCGGGCGGTCGACGAACGGCCGCGGAACGCGAACCAACTTGCCGAGACACTGGAGCTCGATTACTCGACGATCCGTCATCACTTGGATGTCCTCCAGAAACACGGGATACTCAAGAAAACGGGCGACAACTACGGCGCGGTCTACTCTCCGACAGAGGGGGCCGAACGGAACTGGGACCTCATCGAGGAGATCGCGGAGGAACTACCACTATGA
- a CDS encoding DUF4397 domain-containing protein: MGGGADSGSTDDSSDEEMDGSDDEMNESEDEMDGSEGEMDASLRVAHLSPDAPNVDVYLDGDAVLEDVPYRTVSDYLELTAGTYDVMITAAGDIETVVFDEALEVPAGEFTVAAVGELTDENQPFAVEVYEDDVSDPGDNARIRLVHAAPDAPNVDVTAGGDALFTDVPFGAAGAVEVPPGEYELEVRPATENNDGDVVATFDVAPEAGVVYSGFAVGYLAPDDAPADEPFDLDLVVDAE, translated from the coding sequence ATGGGTGGCGGAGCCGATTCGGGGTCGACCGACGATTCCAGCGACGAGGAGATGGATGGATCGGATGACGAGATGAACGAATCCGAGGACGAGATGGACGGCTCCGAAGGGGAAATGGACGCCAGTCTCCGGGTCGCCCATCTTTCGCCCGACGCGCCGAACGTCGACGTCTATCTCGACGGCGATGCGGTGCTCGAAGACGTCCCCTACCGGACGGTCAGCGACTATCTCGAACTCACCGCAGGCACGTACGATGTCATGATCACCGCCGCAGGCGACATTGAGACGGTCGTCTTCGACGAGGCACTCGAAGTCCCAGCCGGTGAGTTTACCGTGGCGGCAGTCGGCGAACTCACCGACGAGAATCAGCCGTTCGCGGTCGAGGTCTACGAGGACGACGTCTCGGACCCGGGTGACAACGCCCGGATCAGGTTGGTCCACGCCGCGCCCGACGCGCCGAACGTCGACGTGACTGCGGGTGGCGATGCCCTCTTCACCGATGTTCCATTCGGGGCGGCCGGAGCCGTCGAGGTACCCCCGGGCGAGTACGAACTCGAAGTCCGGCCTGCGACCGAGAACAACGATGGCGATGTCGTCGCCACCTTCGATGTCGCACCTGAGGCCGGCGTGGTCTACTCCGGCTTCGCAGTCGGCTATCTTGCTCCGGACGACGCCCCGGCCGACGAGCCATTCGACCTCGATCTCGTCGTCGACGCCGAGTAA
- a CDS encoding DUF302 domain-containing protein, producing the protein MSLPFDPATVDPEDFGEQQATLEMDHEEAIQYVRAVCEEAGFGFPAEFSPSKMLNEKVDADREPYYVLGACNPKMADRALDATGGKIGALFPCNMVIWQAEPGVQRVYHVSIMKIARLLGMSTDDEELDDIIDETGKMVETVFEQLENKPA; encoded by the coding sequence ATGTCACTGCCATTTGATCCCGCAACGGTCGACCCCGAGGATTTCGGCGAGCAACAGGCAACCCTCGAAATGGATCACGAGGAGGCCATCCAGTACGTGCGGGCGGTCTGCGAGGAGGCTGGCTTCGGCTTCCCCGCGGAGTTTTCGCCCTCGAAGATGCTCAACGAGAAGGTCGACGCCGACCGCGAGCCCTACTACGTGTTGGGGGCCTGCAACCCGAAGATGGCCGACCGAGCCCTCGACGCTACCGGCGGCAAGATCGGCGCGCTGTTTCCCTGTAATATGGTGATCTGGCAGGCTGAACCGGGCGTCCAGCGTGTCTACCACGTCAGTATCATGAAAATTGCGCGATTGCTCGGGATGTCGACCGATGACGAGGAACTCGATGATATTATTGACGAGACCGGAAAGATGGTCGAAACCGTCTTCGAACAGCTGGAAAACAAACCAGCCTAA
- a CDS encoding DUF5789 family protein: protein MSDDEEADSEPTVPLGDDRAVEGAPIARVAARLTWPQTHSDIVEKVGDTEIRTPDGPETVEAVLESVETTYFDRRQTFVNAVFDVIGREPVATE from the coding sequence ATGTCAGACGACGAGGAAGCCGACTCGGAACCCACGGTCCCGCTCGGCGACGATCGGGCCGTCGAGGGTGCGCCAATCGCTCGCGTCGCCGCCCGACTCACGTGGCCCCAGACACACAGCGATATCGTCGAGAAGGTCGGCGACACCGAAATTCGAACGCCAGATGGCCCGGAGACCGTTGAGGCGGTCCTCGAATCGGTCGAAACCACCTACTTCGACCGTCGACAGACGTTCGTCAATGCCGTCTTCGACGTCATCGGTCGCGAACCGGTCGCCACCGAGTAG
- a CDS encoding DUF7139 domain-containing protein — MTDLSEAYEGSVASQQGRHRLYLGVGLFLAGAVLLLAGIVIAGSGLLTSQGYSLGETRWLGGILGGIGLPAVILGVFTILPASRRTRSAALIGASLSLFGVAIFSHAYPCQWIGTTCANPGIDLTLPTAGIYTIGTLTTIGCLLVGIANFKIRNNPGGTVTMEVTRQGETKTVEVQEANGGGLGGIGFFGSTPDGEVDTQTNSGPQHQAVDTPTSDGGATANSISSPLDSSQTASGTQPDATGVDHIGPGSPSQSAGETPTESSVDRYCGSCVQFKYVRTDSGIRPYCAHHDELMDDMDACDDWQSR, encoded by the coding sequence ATGACCGATCTATCGGAGGCCTACGAAGGGAGTGTCGCCTCGCAGCAGGGGCGGCACCGGCTCTATCTGGGCGTTGGCCTCTTTCTCGCGGGCGCGGTACTGCTGCTGGCGGGAATCGTTATCGCGGGCTCCGGGCTGTTGACGTCGCAGGGCTACTCGCTCGGTGAAACGCGGTGGCTCGGCGGCATCCTCGGCGGGATCGGCCTCCCGGCAGTCATCCTCGGTGTGTTTACCATCCTCCCGGCCAGTCGACGAACCCGGTCGGCCGCGCTCATCGGGGCCTCGCTGTCGCTGTTCGGCGTCGCCATCTTTTCACATGCCTACCCCTGCCAGTGGATCGGGACGACCTGTGCGAACCCCGGCATCGATCTCACGCTCCCGACCGCCGGCATCTACACCATCGGCACGCTGACGACAATCGGCTGTCTGCTTGTCGGCATTGCTAACTTCAAAATCCGCAACAACCCCGGCGGCACCGTCACGATGGAGGTCACCCGACAAGGCGAGACCAAGACTGTCGAGGTCCAAGAGGCAAACGGTGGTGGCCTCGGCGGCATCGGCTTCTTCGGTTCGACACCCGACGGCGAGGTCGACACCCAGACCAATTCGGGCCCACAACACCAAGCAGTCGACACGCCGACCAGCGACGGTGGTGCGACAGCCAATTCGATCAGTTCGCCGCTCGACAGCAGTCAGACAGCCAGCGGTACCCAACCCGATGCCACCGGCGTCGACCATATCGGTCCGGGCTCGCCAAGCCAGTCAGCCGGCGAGACGCCGACCGAATCCTCGGTCGACCGCTACTGTGGGAGCTGTGTCCAATTTAAATACGTCCGCACCGATTCCGGAATCCGCCCCTACTGCGCCCATCACGACGAACTGATGGACGATATGGATGCCTGCGACGATTGGCAGTCGCGCTGA